Proteins from a single region of Candidatus Woesearchaeota archaeon:
- a CDS encoding helix-turn-helix domain-containing protein, whose translation MTSQIFQALKTVGELIREAREKRGLLLRQVASFLEIDQALLSKIERGERKATRENIIKLASFLELNEKELLVQYLSEKIAYDLQDEDVAKEALKVAEKKVEYLKRHK comes from the coding sequence ATGACAAGTCAAATTTTTCAAGCATTGAAAACAGTAGGCGAACTAATACGGGAAGCAAGAGAAAAAAGGGGGCTACTACTAAGGCAGGTTGCCTCTTTTCTTGAAATTGACCAAGCCCTTTTAAGTAAAATAGAAAGAGGGGAAAGAAAAGCTACCAGAGAAAATATAATCAAGTTGGCTTCATTTCTTGAATTGAACGAAAAGGAACTCTTAGTTCAATACCTGAGTGAAAAAATTGCTTATGATTTGCAGGATGAAGATGTAGCAAAGGAAGCCCTGAAAGTAGCTGAAAAGAAAGTTGAATACTTAAAAAGACATAAATGA